The Sphingobacteriales bacterium genome segment ACTGTCTGGAGTTTTAACAGGATTTCTTCTCTGAAAGTATCCATGTTAATTGATGATAAGGTCTCTTAAGCTGCGTTTCGGGACATGATGTACCTGATTTTGATCTCTCCAGTAAGCCGTATTACCGTCTTCTCCCGGTTCATCAATCACAATGATTTCTTTTGGTTTTCCCAGTGCAATGGTGAAAACAATATCAAGATGATCAGGGAGTTGAAGAATTTCTTTAAGCCTCGGTTTGTTGAGGGCAGCGATCACACAACCACCCAACCCTTTTTCAACTGCTCCCAGCAAAATACTTTGGGCAGAAAAGCCCTGGTCGTGCCAGGTATTCGGGCTGATGGAGGTATCGTGCAACATGGTGATATAGGCTGCAGGCCTTTCTCCGGGTTCAGGACCTTTCCAGTCTTTGAGCAGTCCTGCCCAGGCGGTGCAGGGAAAAATCTGTTCACAAATTTCAGGTGTACAGGCAAGATGGTATTTGAAATGCTGAAGATTTTTGGCTGACGGAGAAAGCCTTGCCAAATCAACCAGCTCTTCCAGTGTTTTTCTGTCGATTTTTACTTCTTCGTAAAATCGCCTGTAACTTCTGTTTTTAAGAACGAGTTCCCTGATTCCCATTTTTTGATAATTGATGGATGATTGAAGTAAGCATTTTTATCCCGGGTTCAATTATTTCATCCGGAAAATCATAATCCGGTGTATGCAGTTCCGGGTGATGGATACCACTGCCGATGCAAAACATGGCTCCTTTAAACCTGCTGGTAAAGTGGCTGAAGTCTTCTGACCATAAATTGGCTTTCCTCAACTGAATATATTCGAATCCATTAATGGTTGCAGCATTGCGGATAACCTGAACACATTCACTGTCGTTAACCACAGGTAAAAATTCATCATGCCAGGAATAATTGATTTCAATGCCATGACGCTCATACAGTTCATCAATGATCTTCTCCATGGTTTTTTTAAGCATCTCAAAATCGTCAGTTCTGAATGCCCTGACCACGACATATAAAATGGCATCTTCCGGAAGAATTCCGAAACCGGGAACACCTCCATGAATATGGGTAACAGTGATTCTGCTGAAATCTTTTGTAATTTCCTTGTTGTTCAGTTCTTCAAACTCGTTGATAATATAGGAAGCAATATGTACAGGATTAAACCCTTCTTTATCGGAAGCAGCATGAGCGCTTTTACCTTTACAATGTATTTTTAATCCGGCAGATGCTATGCTGAATAATCCTTCTTTACAGATAATGCTTTTGGAAGGAAAACCCGGCAGATTGTGAAATGAAATGACATAATCGGGTGTCAGCGGTGGAAAAGCAAGGTCGTTGAGTACCTCAATGGCACCTCTGCCATCTTCTTCTGAGGGTTGAAACAAGAGGATGACCCGACCGTAATCCGGCCTGTTTTCGGCTAAATACCGGCCTAAACCGCAAAGAATAGCCATGTGTCCGTCATGTCCGCACTGATGTGCAACATTTTCATTTGCCGACCGATAAATATTTTCATTTTTTTCGGCAATGAGCAGCGCATCCATTTCCGCCCGGACCATAATTTTCGGGCCTCTTGTTTTGCCTTTGTAAATGAAGGCTAATCCGTTTCCGGCAATATGTGTTATGACCTCGTCTGCCCTGTGTTTTTTCATAAATGAAAGAATGATTTCAGCAGTCTTTCTTTCTTTTCCGGATAATTCAGCCTGTTGATGAAGCTTGTGGCGAAGTTCGGTTAAGGGTTGAAGGCGAATAATCATAAATCATGTAATTACGCTGCAAATTTCGCCTTTAATGACTGAGGTGTATGGATGAGATTATTAACAATCTGAATGTTTATTGTTTAATCCACAAATATTTCCACAAACCGGTACCATCATCAATTTGAATGAGATAGGAGCCTGGGCTCAGATTACCTGTATCAATTTTAAATCTTTTCTCATCAGAGGAATGAGTCATGAGCCATTTTCCTGAAAGGTCATAAAATTTTATTTTGTAAGAGGATGTGGGGCTATTTTCAGGGAAAGAAATCCAAAGCTCCTGTTGCCCCGGATTAGGATAAACAGATGGCTTCAGATAGCTGATTTCCTCTATGCCGGTACAGTTTTTAAAGGTAATCAGAATGCTATCTGTTGTCTCACAACCGTGATGGGTAACCCTTACCCAAACCACTTTTGTCCCGATTCCGGTACCTGATGAATCGACAAGGATAACCGGATCGATAGAATCATTCGACCATAAATAACTGTCGAAGCCAAATCCTGCATTTAATAAAATTCGTTTTCCGGCACAAATAACCGTATCGTTTCCAAGATTAACGACAGGGTTGGGTTTTATCACCACGCTATCAGAAAAGCTATCCCTGCAATTGTTTTCGGATGAAACCGTTAGCCGGATGATATAACTCCCTGCTTTTGAATAGGTGTAAACAGGCTCAAATAGCTGTGATTGCCCGTTATCACCGAAATCCCAGTAATAATGAAGTGTTCCGCTGTCGATGACAGATTTATTCAGGAATGTAACCTGATGAGGATAAAGGCAGAATTGATGTCCTGACATTTCAAATTTTGCCTGTGGAGAAGGAAACACTTCAATGTATCGGAGTGCGGTATCAATACACCCTTTGGTGGTGATGGCAGTTAAAACTACCGCATATTTTCCTGTTTTGCTATAACTGTATCCTGCATCTCTGAGGAAGCTGTACTGACTATCTCCAAAATCCCATTTAAATGTCATGGAATCAAGCAAGGAAAAGCTTTTATTGGTGAAAAGAAATTTATTGTCTTTCAGGCATTGTTCGGGTTTATCAATGCTGAAATCAGCTTCAGGTGAAACGGCAGCGCTGACTTTTATGGTATCGATCGATTTGTTGCCGCATATATCTTCAACTGTAAGTCGGTAAGTCCCTGTTTTATAAATAGTTATTGTGTCGTATGAGGAAATATTCTGGTTGGAAGGTAATACAGTCCAATGATAACTGGCCGACAGGTCATCACCTCCATCCAGGAACAAAGTATTGCCACTGCATAGTGAAGTATCATCCGGTAATTTAGCCTGAATTTTATCCCTGACCAGAGCCCTGACTGCTGCGGGTAGAGTCGAACAATATGAGCCGGTTGAATAAAAAACATTGCCATTCCAGACAGCAGGAGTTGCATACTGAGCTTCAAAGAGGTAATCCAATGCTATCCCATTTGTAATACTGAAATCTGCTCCGTTTACGGTACCGGAGCCGGGTGTAAAATTAACAAAACTCACCTGGTATGTGGTAATATAAATGGAATAGGTATCTTCATGCCCGATATAAATGGGGGTGGAGAGTGGGATCCGTGTCGGTTTGCCAAAACCTGATGCCTGAACCGTGATGGAATCATGCCTTGTCCACGACAGACTGTCGTTCTGATATCCGCTTGAGCTGCCGTTTTTTGTGTAAATGAGAAATGTATAGGTGTTTTTGTACTG includes the following:
- a CDS encoding nitroreductase family protein, which translates into the protein MGIRELVLKNRSYRRFYEEVKIDRKTLEELVDLARLSPSAKNLQHFKYHLACTPEICEQIFPCTAWAGLLKDWKGPEPGERPAAYITMLHDTSISPNTWHDQGFSAQSILLGAVEKGLGGCVIAALNKPRLKEILQLPDHLDIVFTIALGKPKEIIVIDEPGEDGNTAYWRDQNQVHHVPKRSLRDLIIN
- a CDS encoding PKD domain-containing protein — its product is HFSADSNYSIEVKAGWPNGKADEDSSNNIIVTTHLNLLPTPGQLQITEDTVCPGYSAQLKAYSPNARYYYWYENQNVGKVIGFDSLFKTPLLEKSMTYYVVAGSKMKPDSLKIPFTTSLSNLTNGNMFDVITNTKSIWIDSFEVHTQYKNTYTFLIYTKNGSSSGYQNDSLSWTRHDSITVQASGFGKPTRIPLSTPIYIGHEDTYSIYITTYQVSFVNFTPGSGTVNGADFSITNGIALDYLFEAQYATPAVWNGNVFYSTGSYCSTLPAAVRALVRDKIQAKLPDDTSLCSGNTLFLDGGDDLSASYHWTVLPSNQNISSYDTITIYKTGTYRLTVEDICGNKSIDTIKVSAAVSPEADFSIDKPEQCLKDNKFLFTNKSFSLLDSMTFKWDFGDSQYSFLRDAGYSYSKTGKYAVVLTAITTKGCIDTALRYIEVFPSPQAKFEMSGHQFCLYPHQVTFLNKSVIDSGTLHYYWDFGDNGQSQLFEPVYTYSKAGSYIIRLTVSSENNCRDSFSDSVVIKPNPVVNLGNDTVICAGKRILLNAGFGFDSYLWSNDSIDPVILVDSSGTGIGTKVVWVRVTHHGCETTDSILITFKNCTGIEEISYLKPSVYPNPGQQELWISFPENSPTSSYKIKFYDLSGKWLMTHSSDEKRFKIDTGNLSPGSYLIQIDDGTGLWKYLWIKQ
- a CDS encoding amidohydrolase produces the protein MIIRLQPLTELRHKLHQQAELSGKERKTAEIILSFMKKHRADEVITHIAGNGLAFIYKGKTRGPKIMVRAEMDALLIAEKNENIYRSANENVAHQCGHDGHMAILCGLGRYLAENRPDYGRVILLFQPSEEDGRGAIEVLNDLAFPPLTPDYVISFHNLPGFPSKSIICKEGLFSIASAGLKIHCKGKSAHAASDKEGFNPVHIASYIINEFEELNNKEITKDFSRITVTHIHGGVPGFGILPEDAILYVVVRAFRTDDFEMLKKTMEKIIDELYERHGIEINYSWHDEFLPVVNDSECVQVIRNAATINGFEYIQLRKANLWSEDFSHFTSRFKGAMFCIGSGIHHPELHTPDYDFPDEIIEPGIKMLTSIIHQLSKNGNQGTRS